A genomic segment from uncultured Methanobrevibacter sp. encodes:
- a CDS encoding LemA family protein, whose product MNLLLIILIAIIIIILVAIVAIYNGLVTARNKVKNAWAQIDVQLNRRADLIPNLVETVKGYAAHESSVFEDVTAARAGLMNANGVKEISEANNQLSSTLKTLFAVAENYPELKANENFKELQAQLAQTEDKIAYSRQFYNDTVLMYNNKCQTFPSNIFAGMFGFKEADFFEAAGEARSVPKVEF is encoded by the coding sequence ATGAATCTTTTATTAATAATTTTAATCGCTATAATAATCATTATTCTTGTAGCTATTGTGGCTATTTACAATGGCCTTGTAACTGCAAGAAACAAAGTGAAGAACGCATGGGCTCAAATTGATGTTCAATTGAATAGAAGAGCAGATTTGATTCCTAATTTAGTTGAAACCGTAAAAGGATATGCAGCTCACGAAAGCTCAGTATTTGAAGATGTGACTGCAGCAAGAGCAGGTTTGATGAATGCAAATGGCGTTAAGGAAATAAGTGAAGCTAACAATCAATTGTCCAGCACCTTAAAGACCTTGTTTGCTGTTGCAGAAAACTATCCTGAATTGAAGGCTAATGAAAACTTCAAGGAATTGCAAGCTCAATTAGCACAAACTGAAGATAAGATAGCTTATTCCAGACAGTTCTACAACGACACTGTATTGATGTACAATAACAAGTGCCAAACATTCCCAAGCAATATCTTTGCAGGAATGTTCGGATTCAAGGAAGCCGACTTCTTTGAAGCTGCTGGAGAAGCAAGATCTGTACCTAAAGTTGAATTCTAA